The Nicotiana tabacum cultivar K326 chromosome 5, ASM71507v2, whole genome shotgun sequence sequence AGCTAAATAGGATCCATATTAATAGTGCTTATAATTTtccttgaatttttattttatgactcaaatatatattttaataatatttatgcaatatttttaaaattttatactaATTGATATGGATACACGCACAACGCGCGTGTCCAAAAACTAGTCTTCAGAAAATGTGGAAGGAAAGGATGACGCAGTTGTAACAAATTTGCAAGATGTTTATTGAGGTCTGGTTCATGGCAAATGCTTACCAAGAGGTTGCAGGATTGCTCATATTTAACATTTTGCAGACAAATAATATAGGTGCAGCAGttgaaaaaagagaggaagaacaGAATCAGAATATTCTCATTCATAGATTAAAAAAAGTGGAAGAACCGGTACACAGAATTGATAAAGCAGgaacagagagaggaagaaggagaaACATAGAGATAGTGAGAGAGCTCTCCCCCCCCCCTTCAAAATAAGAGATCAACGCAACATAATCAACTCAGCCTTTTTATTCATAACCATGGTAGAAAGCATATAAATACAAAACATTCGGTCTAGGATAAATGACTAGGAATCAAGAATTACTTTGTGGCGAAGAAACTTGATTCTGCCATAAAGAGAGAATCCGGCTGTATACATATTTACCCTAACACGTAAGAGGATTATGGATGAGCCAACCAATTTCTACATACTATTGACACGATATATTTTAAAGAAATTTACTTGACTTATCAAGAAAGTAACTTGGAGCCACAAAATCTAAAAaaggaataaatgaaattactaTGTTAATGTACCTTGGGTCTAACTCAACTCCAACATCTAGTTCATGTAGTGAGAATTGCTCAAAACAACATAAGAAGACTATCACTATTCACTGAACTAGtgtgaaattttttttaaaatttttttcttTGAGAAATCAGTTATTTCCAACTTTGCAACTCAGTGGAGAACATGTCCCTTAATGCAAACTTATAAGAAGGACATGGCTTAGAAAAGTTGGTTGACGCCAAATCATTGACGTGTGCTAGTATTGGCAAGGTTAGGAAATGATAATCGAAAAAGAGGCCACCTTGGTTGGCTACTTGGCTATTTCCAAGGATAACTAGATGACAAAGTAGTGGTAAGCTAGAAGATAAAGATGATAGCTAAAACATATGACAAGTATAAAGATAAATGATGGCAAGCTGTTGAATCATCATGTCATAAGTTTTGCATCATTAGGTGCTAAGCCCCGTGTCATTCTTCCGGGGTTGGAAGAGGCTTGCTTTCATGCTATGAGTCTCCTTTATGCTTTTCATAGTAAAGAGACAGATTAACAACATTTAAAGTAGTATATACTCCATAGTCTACAGGTAGTTCGATCTTATAGGCGTTATCGTTGATACGCTTCAAGATTTGAAAAGAGACATCTGCTAGAGGATATAACTTGTTGCGAGACTCAGAAAAGTGTTCTTTAGTTAAGTGAATACATGCTAATTCTCCTTCTTTGAAAATAACATGCTTCTTTGTGCTTGTTGGCTTCCTTTTCATGGCGAGTGTTATGCGGAACAACATTATTTCGAGCTTCATCGTGAAACTTCATGATCTCCTTGGCTCTTTCCTCAGTAGTAGCACCAAACTCGCGAGTGGTTGGCAGTGCGAGAAGGTCTAAAGGATTGATTGGTCGTTTGCCATAAACAATCTCAAACGGACATCTCCAATTGCTTGACTCACAGATATTGTAAGAGAAATATTTCGAAAAATGAATCCCAAGAGAGAGAAGCTCCTATCTTTAGAATTAAGGAAGCTGGAGATTTGTCCTTCAAAGAGACTTTAGCCTCGCTAGTACTGGAGTTGGGTGGTGTCTGTCGAAAGGTTGATAGAGGAAAGGAACCTCGCTTCTTCATAGCCAACGACCATGTTCAGAGTAGGAGTTCTCTCAAAACTTGCTTGGTTGGGTATTTCTTTTTGGTGCACCTATGAGGTTTCCTTACGTACAGAAGATCGGGTGTTTTTTTGTAGAGAACCACATATTTGTGTAGGTTTTTCACTTTTTCGTATGCCTCTTACTTGTGAGCTATGTTCAATAAAAGGGAATAACTACTACCTGTTTGTAGTGGTGCATATTCTTCCTCATTTACAAATTTATCGGTTCTTATCTTGTCCATTATAGTTTTAAAACAATTTGAAGTTGGTTCTTTTTTATAAAGATGCATAATGTTGTAAGATATTAAACTTCGACTCAAAATGGTATTTAATTACCAGAATCAACTCTTTGTGGAAGGGAATAACGATTATCTGCATATGCCGTGTATTTTCTTCGTGTTTCACTATTTTATCAAGTGTTCTTTATCTATTCCATTCTAGTCACACAACATTCTGGGAAGTGACATAGTATTGCCACTAGCCAAAGTTGTCTTTCTCATACTGATGGTTCAAAAAGTATATTCTCCATTCACTCCTACTTAATCAACCACAAAAAGCACTCAAGGGAGGCAGGTGCAGTCAAATGCTCAAGTTCAAGAACCTATGAGCTGAAACGCCAGAAGGATGTTCATGCTTCAAAAAGCAGTCTAGCTTGAATGCTGAAGCACCCAGCAGCAACCTCAAATAGAGAGCCAAAAGCATGCATAACCAAAGTTTAAAGAGATCCAATCGTTTCGCACTCATCTAAAATCATTGTTATCCAAACAAAGACAGATACTTACAGGTGCATGAGACTCTGGAGGTGACACATTTGCAGCTACTTGCCTACATAAAATGGAAAACCTACATCAATATACTGtataaggaaaaacaaaattaGCATGCACTTAATCTATCACTTACTGGCATATTTCGCATTTATTTGAACCTCTAGTATTAAACCACGTTTCAATGCATGACTGATGTGCTTTTGCCAATCCACCACGACAGTGGCATCCAAGATCGATCAACTCTTCTTCCTTTTCCTCTTGACATACTCTGCAAAACATCATAAAGAATTTCAAAACTGGACCAGAGCCTCGTCCTTTATATTCTAAAAAGCTGCTTCAGAGACTTTTCAATGTACCTAAGCCTCGTTCTTTATATTCAAAGATTGATACTCTGAATATGCACATCAAAAATTATGAATAAAACTTAAAAAGATTGGCACACTCTATATTAAATGAAAATAAATGGTCATTTTGCTGCAGCAAGATCTGAAAGAATACCAACTAGCAATCCATAAAGTactaaaaatataacaacatacCTGATCCCACAAATGGAGTCTAGGGAGGATGGGGTGTATGCAAACCGTATCCCTACCTTGtgtgaggtagagaggctgtttccaatagactcttggaaaagtactaaaaatatattaaaagaaaaaaaaaaagactatctcaaaaggtcttttttttttttttgcaaatctAATAGAGTTAATCAACTAGGATTTGCTAGCCTATTTTAAGTTAGTTACGGACATCAACttaattctttattttaaataaggTGGACATTAATTCAAATATAAATCCTGTAAGCACTCCGATTTCCCTTTCAATTTTTAATCCCTTGACAGTTCATGTGTCACACTCTACCATTCAATTGCACAGAAGTGAAATGATAATGAGCACTACCACAACTTTGACCATGATTATAGCAACACATCAAATTCACAACAGCTCTTGAGAGCTAAATCCTAGCAAGAAATAAAGGTCATAGTGTCAAAACGAAACCCAAAAAAAAGGGTATGGGTACTTCTCTTATGGTTATTATATCTAGATACCATCATCGAACATAAGGTTGATGTGTTATTGATCGGTACGCAACTTTGGACATGATTACAGCAATAAACCTTTGTACAAAAAAAAAGGCTAAATCTTGGTAGAACAAAAGATCATCCAAACAGAAGTTCTCGacaataagtttttttttttggggggggggggtttattCGGTATCTAGATTAGATACCAATGCAAACAAAGCACATAAGAAGGGTTCAATAAGGAtcaaaaagtttgaaaattaaagGGTCTCATAAATAATTTACACGGTGCTTATGACTTACGAGAAAGCAGTAAAGAGATAAGCAAAAAGGACCTAATCTCTACACAAGTAGAAGAGCTAGAAACCTGCATTGTTCATGATGACTAGAATTCCTGGATAAGTTAAGCTTCTTACGAGACTCTACAATTGCTATTTTCTCAGTAGTGGCAATATCCCCAACTGGGTCTGTGGTTACAGTGGCAGCTTGGGAGTTGAGTGATTCGCCCGCAGAAACCACTATGGTGAGTACAGATTGATCCACATTTTCAGTAGCTAAGCCATGATTGCTGGCCTCCGCATTCTGCTTTTCAATATCCAATGGATCACCGCAGTGGCCACCCAGGGCGGTACTATCATGCCGGACTACACCGACATCCTGCATTGATAACAACTATGAAGGACCAAGCCAGAACGTCGCTATCCCTCTGCAACCTTTTTTAACATTCCTCCTACACAAAAACAGGCTCAGACTTGATATAAAGCTGAAATTATTTGATTCACTATTCCGATACCAAGTAACAAATTCTCATCAGATAAATCAAAATCAAGCAAACAGTTTGGCTACATCCGAAAAATTCAATTTATCCAAAGAGGAATCTAATCAAGGTATTATGAGCATAAAACCACAGGAATTCTTTTTCGGTTTTCAACGTTTACTTACTTGGATGAAACTTTAAATAAAGAGCATACATTTACCAGCACGCTCACACAGTCATACACAAGTCTGCATACAAACACACATGACAATATCTAGCATGGCGGCCTAACGTGGCGGAGCCAGGAAATGCAAGAATGTGATGATTAGGATGCTGACGTATGACCTAAAGTAACTTTTGTACCCCTTATTCGATAGATTTAAAGTTTCCCATATGTCAAGGGGATCTTTTTTTTAtaagataagaagaaaagaagggaAGCTCAGATGCACAACTCATCGTCCTGTAAAGTCGGAAAACAGCAGAGACCCTTATCACCGCATAGACGCACAGATATCATCACAGCTAACCCAGGGATGCACCAGCAGGGAAACATatgtcaaggggattcaaaaccTTATATATACCCCCAAAAAAGTTGTTTTTACTATATTTTGCGCAGTACAATTTTCCGATTAAGGGAATTTAATTGAACATAGCCCCCGCCATTGGCACCCTATTTGCGAGAAAAAGAGTAAATCAAACCTCAAAAACCATGAACTAAGTGATCCATCGAAGATGTACAGAAGCACATAAATAAcggaaattaatttttttttaaaaaagactaCGTTTCTTACACTCATTTGACCAAAATCCACATCGAAAACAAGTAGAAGGGAAAAGAATGCTAATACCAATCTCATCATTTTTTTATGAGGACCCATCTCATAATTCTCCTTCAGTTACCATTTTCAATCCCTCAATTGTCATCTAAACGGGAAAAAAATTCTGCTTTACCATCCCAGTTAAAAAATTTGGTACAATCGATTTTAACTTTGAAGAGTCCAATCAAACTAGAAATAAGGGGAACTAAAACCGCTGTTAGGTAAAGATATACAGAAATGTTACATACTTTTGAGCAGAAGCGAGTTGAGTAAGACGGTAGCGATGAGTGTTGATTCAACGGAAAAAGTTGGGGAGGGGACGGACCTGTATTCTCTCAACAGTATCTCTACATATTCACTGCAAAATATCTGACTTTTACGGAGCTATCCAACAGACAGAGTCACTGCTGTCATTATTTACTGGCAGTTTGCAGCCGATTTGGTTTGTGGATTAAAAATATTATGCCCTTCTGTCCACTTCGCCTAAGCGGTTTAACTACCATAAGCAAATTGTCTTCTTTAATATAGTTAGAATTTTCttataaatttgaaatttaaGGTTTTCTTTAATGTAAAACTTACATTAATTAATATATACTCCAATTGTTTCATAAAGAAGGAACATATTATTATTTGGGGTGTCAAATAAGAAGCTTTATTAACCATATTTTTTGCAAATAGATTTTTAACATTTTTCCTAAGTCAAGGGTCTACCGGAAAATAGTCTCTCTGCCTTTTTAAAgttagaggtaaggtctgcgtacactctatcctccccagacctcacttgtggaaCTATACtgggtatattattattgttatttgtttacccaaaaaattggataacaattaaacttataatgtgattttaaggacacgtgatttcacctaataccaattgatgaaTATGAAGATCAGTAATAGAAATTAACAATGAGATAAAGCAAACCAGGAAACGTAATTCAGCCCTCGAACTGGTCGGTACCCGAATAGTCAAAAAATAAGCAAACTGAtgaacaaaaatataagctagaCAGAAAGTgttgtattgctttgatatgcgtgaaTGTAAGATGGAtacaaaatgattagaaccctctttatatagtagaggaatcctatctatggtacaattctaattacggaaTTAAATAAAATGATTAGTCTAAACAACCGCCTTTGGtttgatctgttccgagatttcCGCCATGATATTCGACCAGTCatggatatctcgcctttccgttattatgatgtttgtcacgccccaatcctcggggagcgcgaccggcgcgcAACTGAgcgaacccggtcgagcaagcctatctAGCCTTTCTTACCCAACTCATTCTATATCCGAAGAAGTAATGCATCACCAATTATTAAACATGGGGGAGAGAGAGTTGTTATATAAATGCATAAACATTGCTAGTTAGATTCTTACTTAAATACAACATgtcatagttaagtttccaaaagtACATATAGTTGACAGTCTAGTGGAGAAAAGTTTCAAAATATGATGTGATCCTATGACTACCCCGGCAcccatacatgacccacataaacgtttacggagcctctaaggatacaaaagaccaaaatgacaatgccggcaacaaggccccgggtatacctcaaaatatggaaatttacacAAAAGAAGAACTACAAAACCACTGGGAGAAATGGGGGCTCACCAAGACAACTgtgaagagagaaagagagcaccactatctgcgatcggcactatcaACAATGGAACCACCTatatccattcaaagatgtagtgTCCCCGATAAAACGGACGTTAGtattgtcgaatagtactagtatgtaaggcaaataCAATTCTTAATAGGATGAAAAGTGAACAAATAGAAGGCAGTTATAACATCAACAAGTACTTCACATGATTACAAGGAAAACACCAAATAAGGTTCACATGGTTCCAGTTGAGTCTTTCCACTCCTTTAGGTTAATATTCTTTAGTGCCAAGTGCTATAACCTATAATGCCATCGTGATTTTTCCCGGAGTCCAGTCTcgacccgaccggctaagccatcccaAGTGAGACATACCTAGATCCATAATGATAATCAGAAATCCAATGTAAATGCCACAATGTGTACAGTATGGCGTCCGATCTTGGCCTGATCGGCTTAGCCATCTCACTtgggacataacctctttcaattattccttagttcatatttctttccatttttccaTTACATGGCACCACACACCTCTTTTATTGGTTTATTTCTTGGCACTTGGATACATTGTTACAATTCATGCCTTTCCCCTTATTTATTCGATCATATAGCTTCATCATCTATGTCGATACAAGGTTACTATATAAGGCATGCACACATAAGGAAAAATAAGAACACTTGGAGAACATAATCATATTTTCAACTATCATGATTTCAGagtaaacacatagaacaatTTTGGAATAAAAGTCTGTCAACCAAACACATTAATACAATCCATCTAGTGTGATCAATCCGGAACTCACACCAGCTATTCGGACACCAAGAATTCAACACTAAGAAGAAGAGGgttagccttacatacctcaatagagctttttCTTAGATTCTTACATAAATTCCGAAACtcttagccacttcgatctattttataagaattataAGTTAAACCAACAATTAGTGAGATAATCGAGATTTTAGCTCActtgagcacattatcaaacacTACGTGTGCATTATGAATTTTTAAGGTCTTTTGTGGAAAAAGTTCTATCATCCTACACTCATTTGCTACATTCTTAGCTCACAATCTCCCCATACCCTTTtatcatacatgcatgcaagacaatcaacccttatacccatgaacccatttgttaattacttattttagtagGAATTTCGAAATCGAATGTTAGGgcacaagttcttacctcttaggatgaaggcCTAGTAACtttccttgataatcttcaaggatttGGGCAATGATTGAGTAGAAGCTTGGTGAGGATCACTTTCTTCCTCTAGAACTCTTGCCCTCACTCTAAGTGTAGTAGATATTAGCTTAAGAGGGTCCAATGGGGTATTTTAacagaatggggtcgggttttataagttagaaaataggagccccgactcGATCTACGGTCATATATGTGACCACATAACTGATATGCGACCCGCAAAAGGGACCGCAAAAGTGGCCCTCAGACCTGGATACTCATCCCGGTTATGCGACCAATATGTGGTTTGCATACCTGTTCTACGGTTACATAATGCACTGCAGAACTACCCTATGCAAAAATCCCAAGGAGGTTATGCAACGACTCTTAATTGGCACTAcgagattttgggtttttgagtagaaatttcacggggccttacactgTCATCGATCTTGCATGTTGTCTGTCCCATTTGGTCTCGATCACTATTGGCCTCGAGCTCAATAGGCATCTCGAATCACAAACTCGGTGCCCAGTCTTTGTGCCTCGGTCTGACCCATTATGGGGTCGATCTTCGATCCTTTACCCCGGCTCCGATAAATTAGTAAAATCGGTATACATATAGTCTCCTTGTTTTTTagagtgtaatgacaagaaacgaattgaggcTTCGAACTTGTCCTCGATATACCATGATGTAAGCATTATGATGTAAGCGTCAGAAGTGACCGAAATGTCCCATCCGTTCGTATATCGAGGCATTAATGCTTGTCAGTTGTTGTTTGTTATTATCGGTTCGGAACCATCATCTTCATCCTATAAATATGTTTTCCTTCCCTTTGCCCAAACTTTACTCTTAATCTCTGCTCTAATCTTCAAAGCTCTCTGCATCCCCAAAGTTTCCCACCTTAAATCTTATAGCTTCATTGCTAACTTCCTCTCAAATCTACAGGTTCTATTATCTTCTTCTCTCTTCAAACTCATACAAAATGGCAAAAACGTCAAAAAttgttcctcaaaaggaaaacgTTTCTTCATCATGGCCGGTCGGCGACAAAACACTGGTGGAGCCACACTCTAAGGAGTGTGTTCCTGGGGGGTGCGTCCTTACTTCCCATTTTAAGATCGAGAAAACTTCGTCGGTCCCTGGTTGATGTGAGCCAatgtcgaggtatatatgctcgataactatGAGTTTCCTTAAGCAGGTAAAGAAGGACTGCAACTGGGAAggcaaagaggtggtgattccaGCCCCTGAAGAGGACATCACCACCCATatggaagggtttctaagtgtgTACACTTACCATTTCATGTTGGGCCCCATCGATCCCATCATCGTTGATTTTTGCCGCCAATATCAAATAACCCTATGTCAAATCCATCCATCCTTCTGGTAGATTGTTATTCTGCTTTGATTTTTCATGGGCAAAgtcgaggggatgtctttcaccctcgaccacctcatcaagTTGTACAACCCTTGTCTCTATCGAgacgggttaataaaacttcagtgTCGGGCCACTAAAGtgatgttctcgagcatagatttGGACAATGAATGATGATGGATGGGctggttcgttcgagtgaagactttcAACCTAATCCCAgacgagaagatgccatttctcgagaaatggaatatgaagcatAAGTACAATCTTGCTTTTAACTTCCATTTATTGTTTTGTTTCCTTCGTTTCTTCTTATCGATATCTTTTTCCATGATGTAGCGGTCTCTTGGATGCTCGATGTAATTCTAACCTCATGAGTTGGGTTCGGGACCTGGCCTCAACTTCTTCGTACGTTGAGCGCTCATGGTACGACTTAGCAAGGGGCTGataggaggccaaaaatcatggtaagctcCTTTTTCATGTATGTGATGATTTTTGTTGAAATATCTCTTTCATGCTCACTTGATTTCCTTTCACATAAGCCTTGGAAAGGATGTTGTCATGAGGCTCTCGTCTGGTGAGGAGGAGACTTTGCCCCCGGCCCCGAAACCGGTAaaggataagaagaggaaaaagatCTCAACCTTCGAGGATCCAAAGGCTAAGAAAAATCCGGCTCATAATCCAAAGAAAGACATCGTCGCCCTACCTGCGGAGGTAGTTCAATGGCTaagagaagaataagaagaaaatgaaaacgaCGGATCCAAGTTGGTGGCCCGAGTGAAAAGGAACACCGAGGCCCCAAAGCCCTTTGAGTCGGTGAGGGTTGAAGAGATTCTGCCTCGAACCGAGGGGGTCTTGGAAGAGGACCCATGCAAAGTCCCCGAGTTATTGGAGACTGAAGATGCCTCCCATCGAAATGAGCAGTCAGCAGGTATGTCTGAAGGGGCCGACTCTAAGGCCCTTCGAAATgaagagaacgccccaagtgactCACTTAGGGCAATAGTAATTGGAGACTCGCTGACTCTCCCTGCATTTTCCGAGGAGGCAATTCAGAATGCCCAAGCTATGAGGACTCCTGATGTGGAAGGAGCCCATGGAGGGGAGGACCTCTTTTGTGGTTGCTTTACCGGAGTTGAAGATGATACCGACCTGAGTAAAGCATCGAGTCTCTTTGATGAGGCTCAACGAATCCTGAGTCGGGTAAGTCTCAACTCGATATCacacttgtatttatcttcttgtctaatttcctttcttctttctgCATAGGCCTTAGCACTCCATCAAGAGGCATTTTCTAAATCCCGAACTGAGCTGAGCCAATGTGAGGCCGATCTTCAAAGGCTCATGGGGAGAGAAATACCCTCAAACTTCTCAGTGGGTAAAAAGAAGAGGATATCAAGGACCTCCGAGTCGAATTGGCCATGGCTCACAAAGAACAGACCGACCTGATTGAATAGGTAaagaaaatcttagaagctcatggtATCAGTTTAGGGATGATGGCTAACACTTCAATCTCACAGGTTCAGCAGAAGGCCGAGAGGATCGAACAGCTCTGTGGGGAGGGTAACATGATGAAAGCagagaccttggggtggaaacAAAACATGGACCGCCTTGACTCAGAGAAAGAGGCTACTCGATCCCAATTGTTAGCGGCTGAAAGTCAGCTCCAAGCCGTgaaggagaaaagctcagctCAGGCcaagaaaatagaggagctcgaggctcggttggccatCGAACTCGCAAAAGCTAAATCTGAGGCAAAAAAGGTGAAGGTCGAGGCAGAGGCGATCATGGCCATCTACCGATCTGATGCTAATGCCGCTCAAGCCCAAGCAAGAGAATCTGTCGAGGGCGCTCAAACTCGAGCTCTCTGGATTTTCGAGCTCGCTAAGTTCCAATCTCGGAAGGAGATCCTTGCTCGAGGTTACGATCTTACTGGCGAGATAAGGAAAGCCAAAGAGCTTGAAGACGATGCTAAGGCATTGGCCTTCTCCAATGATGACGGGAGCAAGAACAGGTCTGAGAGTGGGGAGGACCCCGGTGAAGAGGAAGCCGCCTCCGAGAATAGTTAGGAACcttagaatttttctttttatcttttatgtAGGACCCTAATCGGtccttgtaaatatttttatatataaaaagacCTCTTTTTCTTTCTGACTTGTTTTCAATTCAATTTATGCCTTGTGTTTCATTCACtccttgtgaaaattttgttcaCAAGCTCAAAACTTAGGCAATTTGATCAAGGTCTGGCTAGTG is a genomic window containing:
- the LOC107802645 gene encoding uncharacterized protein LOC107802645 isoform X2 — protein: MQDVGVVRHDSTALGGHCGDPLDIEKQNAEASNHGLATENVDQSVLTIVVSAGESLNSQAATVTTDPVGDIATTEKIAIVESRKKLNLSRNSSHHEQCRVCQEEKEEELIDLGCHCRGGLAKAHQSCIETWFNTRGSNKCEICQQVAANVSPPESHAPTSYWIWRVDPSFRGANISQERDRGCLNPLWVAFCILIGGLFLDVLISITLGVSALPVNIIIAMRRSNSCAGTRNGS
- the LOC107802645 gene encoding uncharacterized protein LOC107802645 isoform X1; translation: MQDVGVVRHDSTALGGHCGDPLDIEKQNAEASNHGLATENVDQSVLTIVVSAGESLNSQAATVTTDPVGDIATTEKIAIVESRKKLNLSRNSSHHEQCRVCQEEKEEELIDLGCHCRGGLAKAHQSCIETWFNTRGSNKCEICQQVAANVSPPESHAPTSYWIWRVDPSFRGANISQERDRGCLNPLWVAFCILIGGLFLDVLISITLGVSALPVNIIIGVIVVLGLGTALRLALEFCHDWSIRRVVHQVEANVSIGYHPTL